Proteins encoded by one window of Anguilla rostrata isolate EN2019 chromosome 9, ASM1855537v3, whole genome shotgun sequence:
- the LOC135263643 gene encoding cysteine-rich and transmembrane domain-containing protein 1-like isoform X3, with translation MDFEQPPPYPGPGPSAPGYPAPGYPTQGPPPPGYPAQGPLPPGYPTQGYQSLGNPAYTKQPNPAYPNFHPGAGDPYAPQPGYQGYAVAPHPQYGWQNAPPVAPVYAESPKNTVHLVDDGRRGGSGESCYLAGCLAFLCCCTLFPL, from the exons ATGGATTTTGAGCAGCCCCCTCCATATCCGGGCCCTGGCCCCTCTGCCCCGGGATATCCGGCTCCGGGGTACCCCACCCAAGGACCACCTCCTCCGGGGTACCCCGCCCAAGGACCAC TTCCTCCGGGGTACCCCACCCAAGGGTATCAATCCCTGGGAAACCCCGCCTACACAAAGCAGCCCAACCCCGCCTACCCCAACTTCCACCCGGGGGCTGGCGACCCCTACGCCCCCCAGCCGGGATACCAGGGGTACGCCGTGGCCCCCCACCCTCAGTACGGATGGCAGAATGCCCCCCCAGTGGCACCGGTGTATGCAGAATCCCCCAAaaacacag TGCACTTGGTGGATGACGGAAGAAGAGGAGGTTCGGGGGAGAGCTGCTATCTCGCGGGCTGCTTGGCATTCCTGTGCTGCTGCACCCTGTTCCCACTGTGA
- the LOC135263643 gene encoding cysteine-rich and transmembrane domain-containing protein 1-like isoform X2, producing MDFEQPPPYPGPGPSAPGYPAPGYPTQGPPPPGYPAQGPPPPGYPAQGPLPPGYPTQGYQSLGNPAYTKQPNPAYPNFHPGAGDPYAPQPGYQGYAVAPHPQYGWQNAPPVAPVYAESPKNTVHLVDDGRRGGSGESCYLAGCLAFLCCCTLFPL from the exons ATGGATTTTGAGCAGCCCCCTCCATATCCGGGCCCTGGCCCCTCTGCCCCGGGATATCCGGCTCCGGGGTACCCCACCCAAGGACCACCTCCTCCGGGGTACCCCGCCCAAGGACCACCTCCTCCGGGGTACCCCGCCCAAGGACCAC TTCCTCCGGGGTACCCCACCCAAGGGTATCAATCCCTGGGAAACCCCGCCTACACAAAGCAGCCCAACCCCGCCTACCCCAACTTCCACCCGGGGGCTGGCGACCCCTACGCCCCCCAGCCGGGATACCAGGGGTACGCCGTGGCCCCCCACCCTCAGTACGGATGGCAGAATGCCCCCCCAGTGGCACCGGTGTATGCAGAATCCCCCAAaaacacag TGCACTTGGTGGATGACGGAAGAAGAGGAGGTTCGGGGGAGAGCTGCTATCTCGCGGGCTGCTTGGCATTCCTGTGCTGCTGCACCCTGTTCCCACTGTGA
- the LOC135263643 gene encoding cysteine-rich and transmembrane domain-containing protein 1-like isoform X1 gives MDFEQPPPYPGPGPSAPGYPAPGYPTQGPPPPGYPAQGPPPPGYPAQGPPPPGYPAQGPLPPGYPTQGYQSLGNPAYTKQPNPAYPNFHPGAGDPYAPQPGYQGYAVAPHPQYGWQNAPPVAPVYAESPKNTVHLVDDGRRGGSGESCYLAGCLAFLCCCTLFPL, from the exons ATGGATTTTGAGCAGCCCCCTCCATATCCGGGCCCTGGCCCCTCTGCCCCGGGATATCCGGCTCCGGGGTACCCCACCCAAGGACCACCTCCTCCGGGGTACCCCGCCCAAGGACCACCTCCTCCGGGGTACCCCGCCCAAGGACCACCTCCTCCGGGGTACCCCGCCCAAGGACCACTTCCTCCGGGGTACCCCACCCAAGGGTATCAATCCCTGGGAAACCCCGCCTACACAAAGCAGCCCAACCCCGCCTACCCCAACTTCCACCCGGGGGCTGGCGACCCCTACGCCCCCCAGCCGGGATACCAGGGGTACGCCGTGGCCCCCCACCCTCAGTACGGATGGCAGAATGCCCCCCCAGTGGCACCGGTGTATGCAGAATCCCCCAAaaacacag TGCACTTGGTGGATGACGGAAGAAGAGGAGGTTCGGGGGAGAGCTGCTATCTCGCGGGCTGCTTGGCATTCCTGTGCTGCTGCACCCTGTTCCCACTGTGA